The proteins below come from a single Ictalurus furcatus strain D&B chromosome 27, Billie_1.0, whole genome shotgun sequence genomic window:
- the wu:fb80c09 gene encoding sarcalumenin isoform X3, producing MKLTLSCLLALLALTAAGKTPPGGPKMRDRSHIDNTLRLTMTDPALRFSAIVKKLQHIYHSAIKPLEEAYKYKELRQHEVSDAEIASKPMVLFLGPWSVGKSTMINYLLDLHNKPQELYTGAEPTTSEYTVIMHGEKVRTIEGIVMATDTTRSFSTLEKFGQGFLEKLVGVEMPHKLLERVTLVDTPGIIENRKQQERGYPYNEVCQWFIDRADLIFLVFDPTKLDVGLELETLFRQMKGRESQIRIILNKADSLVPQDLMRVYGALFWSLAPLINVTEPPRVYVGSFKPQDYALDTAQKLFIHEEISLLEDLKQAIENQLENKIAFLRRHAIRVRVHALLVDRYLQTYHEKLGWFGDPQEVMKEIVDQPDRFYIYKSVLAKTNVSKFDLPGPEVYQDFFNVNALRDFKLLQKHCGWRGGCLLEKMESVITQELPALLASLGKTEEAPNVEKPKVVEKPKVVEKPKAEDKPKAEDKPKVEDKPKVEDKPKVEEKRKNPWRRQ from the exons ATGAAGCTCACGCTGTCCTGCCTGCTCGCCCTGCTGGCCCTCACCGCCGCCG GGAAAACACCTCCAGGGGGTCCTAAGATGAGGGACCGGTCTCACATTGACAACACGCTACGTCTGACTATGACTGACCCTGCTCTGCGCTTTTCag CCATCGTGAAGAAGCTGCAACACATTTACCACTCAGCCATCAAGCCTTTGGAGGAGGCGTACAAGTACAAGGAGCTCAGACAGCACGAGGTCTCAG ATGCTGAAATCGCCTCCAAACCCATGGTGCTGTTTCTTGGCCCCTGGAGCGTCGGCAAGTCCACCATGATCAACTACTTGCTGGATCTACATAACAAACCACAAGAACTCTACACAG GTGCCGAGCCCACTACCTCAGAGTACACAGTAATAATGCATGGCGAGAAAGTGCGCACCATTGAGGGCATCGTCATGGCAACAGACACCACCCGCTCGTTCTCGACCCTGGAGAAGTTCGGCCAGGGTTTCCTGGAGAAGCTGGTGGGCGTCGAAATGCCACACAAGCTGCTGGAGCGGGTCACGCTCGTCGATACGCCGGGGATCATCGAAAACCGCAAGCAGCAGGAGAGAG GTTATCCCTACAACGAGGTGTGCCAGTGGTTTATCGATCGAGCAGACCTGATCTTCCTGGTTTTCGATCCCACTAAGTTGGATGTGGGCCTGGAGCTGGAGACGCTTTTCAGGCAGATGAAGGGGCGCGAGTCGCAAATCCGCATCATCCTGAACAAAGCTGACAGCCTGGTGCCGCAGGATCTGATGCGTGTGTATGGTGCTCTCTTCTGGAGCCTGGCACCACTGATCAACGTGACGGAACCGCCACGTGTCTACGTCGGCTCATTCAAGCCTCAGGACTATGCACTCGATACTGCCCAAAAACTCTTCATTCATGAGGAGATCTCCCTCCTGGAGGACCTAAAGCAGGCCATCGAGAACCAGCTGGAGAACAAGATCGCCTTTCTGCGGCGCCACGCCATCCGTGTTCGCGTTCATGCTCTCCTGGTTGATCGTTATCTCCAAACATACCACGAGAAGCTTGGCTGGTTCGGCGACCCACAAGAGGTGATGAAGGAAATCGTGGATCAGCCTGACCGGTTCTACATCTACAAATCGGTGCTGGCCAAAACCAACGTGAGCAAGTTTGATCTGCCAGGGCCAGAGGTGTACCAGGACTTTTTCAATGTGAATGCACTGAGAGATTTCAAGCTGCTGCAGAAGCACTGTGGCTGGAGGGGTGGCTGCTTATTGGAGAAGATGGAGAGCGTCATCACACAGGAGCTGCCCGCTCTGCTGGCCAGCCTCGGCAAAACGGAGGAGGCACCAAATGTGGAGAAGCCCAAGGTAGTGGAGAAGCCCAAGGTAGTGGAGAAGCCCAAAGCAGAGGACAAGCCCAAAGCAGAGGACAAGCCCAAGGTAGAAGACAAGCCCAAGGTAGAAGACAAGCCCAAGGTAGAGGAAAAGCGCAAAAACCCCTGGAGGAGGCAGTGA
- the wu:fb80c09 gene encoding sarcalumenin isoform X1: MKLTLSCLLALLALTAADSVSEVPEDEALMRLQLQPEGDLFTCCDGTEEISQSSSNDTPAPERTVCQPCSTGSQLVPPTRGDVTSEEEEDDEEVILSEVGEGQSEEDESQEEVLEDEEQEGAKQEDVADSDSINEVKESQEQEDDVVEQEVMKSHTISGKLMADAAPLDKSKALADTKIAEEPGVAQAKESVEVEKVVEEPGEEALTDPAAKEKQPFAKDSESEEPARKSSVKGKTPPGGPKMRDRSHIDNTLRLTMTDPALRFSAIVKKLQHIYHSAIKPLEEAYKYKELRQHEVSDAEIASKPMVLFLGPWSVGKSTMINYLLDLHNKPQELYTGAEPTTSEYTVIMHGEKVRTIEGIVMATDTTRSFSTLEKFGQGFLEKLVGVEMPHKLLERVTLVDTPGIIENRKQQERGYPYNEVCQWFIDRADLIFLVFDPTKLDVGLELETLFRQMKGRESQIRIILNKADSLVPQDLMRVYGALFWSLAPLINVTEPPRVYVGSFKPQDYALDTAQKLFIHEEISLLEDLKQAIENQLENKIAFLRRHAIRVRVHALLVDRYLQTYHEKLGWFGDPQEVMKEIVDQPDRFYIYKSVLAKTNVSKFDLPGPEVYQDFFNVNALRDFKLLQKHCGWRGGCLLEKMESVITQELPALLASLGKTEEAPNVEKPKVVEKPKVVEKPKAEDKPKAEDKPKVEDKPKVEDKPKVEEKRKNPWRRQ, encoded by the exons ATGAAGCTCACGCTGTCCTGCCTGCTCGCCCTGCTGGCCCTCACCGCCGCCG ATTCGGTGAGTGAGGTGCCTGAAGATGAGGCGCTGATGCGTCTGCAGCTGCAGCCGGAGGGCGACCTGTTCACCTGCTGCGACGGCACAGAGGAGATCAGCCAGAGTTCCTCTAATGACACACCTGCACCTGAGCGAACCGTTTGCCAGCCCTGCAGCACCGGTTCTCAGTTGGTTCCCCCCACCAGAGGGGATGTAAccagtgaggaggaggaagatgatgaagaggtGATTTTGAGTGAAGTAGGTGAAGGGCAGAGTGAAGAGGATGAAAGCCAGGAGGAGGTATTGGAGGATGAGGAACAGGAGGGAGCAAAACAAGAGGATGTGGCTGATTCAGACTCCATTAATGAAGTGAAGGAATCTCAGGAACAGGAGGATGATGTGGTCGAGCAAGAAGTCATGAAGAGTCACACCATCTCTGGAAAGTTAATGGCAGACGCTGCACCTCTAGACAAATCCAAAGCTCTAGCAGATACTAAAATTGCTGAAGAACCAGGCGTTGCACAAGCTAAGGAGTCTGTGGAGGTGGAGAAGGTTGTAGAAGAACCAGGAGAGGAAGCATTGACTGATCCTGCTGCCAAGGAGAAGCAACCATTTGCGAAGGACTCTGAGTCAGAGGAGCCAGCACGCAAAAGCTCAGTGAAAG GGAAAACACCTCCAGGGGGTCCTAAGATGAGGGACCGGTCTCACATTGACAACACGCTACGTCTGACTATGACTGACCCTGCTCTGCGCTTTTCag CCATCGTGAAGAAGCTGCAACACATTTACCACTCAGCCATCAAGCCTTTGGAGGAGGCGTACAAGTACAAGGAGCTCAGACAGCACGAGGTCTCAG ATGCTGAAATCGCCTCCAAACCCATGGTGCTGTTTCTTGGCCCCTGGAGCGTCGGCAAGTCCACCATGATCAACTACTTGCTGGATCTACATAACAAACCACAAGAACTCTACACAG GTGCCGAGCCCACTACCTCAGAGTACACAGTAATAATGCATGGCGAGAAAGTGCGCACCATTGAGGGCATCGTCATGGCAACAGACACCACCCGCTCGTTCTCGACCCTGGAGAAGTTCGGCCAGGGTTTCCTGGAGAAGCTGGTGGGCGTCGAAATGCCACACAAGCTGCTGGAGCGGGTCACGCTCGTCGATACGCCGGGGATCATCGAAAACCGCAAGCAGCAGGAGAGAG GTTATCCCTACAACGAGGTGTGCCAGTGGTTTATCGATCGAGCAGACCTGATCTTCCTGGTTTTCGATCCCACTAAGTTGGATGTGGGCCTGGAGCTGGAGACGCTTTTCAGGCAGATGAAGGGGCGCGAGTCGCAAATCCGCATCATCCTGAACAAAGCTGACAGCCTGGTGCCGCAGGATCTGATGCGTGTGTATGGTGCTCTCTTCTGGAGCCTGGCACCACTGATCAACGTGACGGAACCGCCACGTGTCTACGTCGGCTCATTCAAGCCTCAGGACTATGCACTCGATACTGCCCAAAAACTCTTCATTCATGAGGAGATCTCCCTCCTGGAGGACCTAAAGCAGGCCATCGAGAACCAGCTGGAGAACAAGATCGCCTTTCTGCGGCGCCACGCCATCCGTGTTCGCGTTCATGCTCTCCTGGTTGATCGTTATCTCCAAACATACCACGAGAAGCTTGGCTGGTTCGGCGACCCACAAGAGGTGATGAAGGAAATCGTGGATCAGCCTGACCGGTTCTACATCTACAAATCGGTGCTGGCCAAAACCAACGTGAGCAAGTTTGATCTGCCAGGGCCAGAGGTGTACCAGGACTTTTTCAATGTGAATGCACTGAGAGATTTCAAGCTGCTGCAGAAGCACTGTGGCTGGAGGGGTGGCTGCTTATTGGAGAAGATGGAGAGCGTCATCACACAGGAGCTGCCCGCTCTGCTGGCCAGCCTCGGCAAAACGGAGGAGGCACCAAATGTGGAGAAGCCCAAGGTAGTGGAGAAGCCCAAGGTAGTGGAGAAGCCCAAAGCAGAGGACAAGCCCAAAGCAGAGGACAAGCCCAAGGTAGAAGACAAGCCCAAGGTAGAAGACAAGCCCAAGGTAGAGGAAAAGCGCAAAAACCCCTGGAGGAGGCAGTGA
- the wu:fb80c09 gene encoding sarcalumenin isoform X2 — MPRENSVSEVPEDEALMRLQLQPEGDLFTCCDGTEEISQSSSNDTPAPERTVCQPCSTGSQLVPPTRGDVTSEEEEDDEEVILSEVGEGQSEEDESQEEVLEDEEQEGAKQEDVADSDSINEVKESQEQEDDVVEQEVMKSHTISGKLMADAAPLDKSKALADTKIAEEPGVAQAKESVEVEKVVEEPGEEALTDPAAKEKQPFAKDSESEEPARKSSVKGKTPPGGPKMRDRSHIDNTLRLTMTDPALRFSAIVKKLQHIYHSAIKPLEEAYKYKELRQHEVSDAEIASKPMVLFLGPWSVGKSTMINYLLDLHNKPQELYTGAEPTTSEYTVIMHGEKVRTIEGIVMATDTTRSFSTLEKFGQGFLEKLVGVEMPHKLLERVTLVDTPGIIENRKQQERGYPYNEVCQWFIDRADLIFLVFDPTKLDVGLELETLFRQMKGRESQIRIILNKADSLVPQDLMRVYGALFWSLAPLINVTEPPRVYVGSFKPQDYALDTAQKLFIHEEISLLEDLKQAIENQLENKIAFLRRHAIRVRVHALLVDRYLQTYHEKLGWFGDPQEVMKEIVDQPDRFYIYKSVLAKTNVSKFDLPGPEVYQDFFNVNALRDFKLLQKHCGWRGGCLLEKMESVITQELPALLASLGKTEEAPNVEKPKVVEKPKVVEKPKAEDKPKAEDKPKVEDKPKVEDKPKVEEKRKNPWRRQ; from the exons ATTCGGTGAGTGAGGTGCCTGAAGATGAGGCGCTGATGCGTCTGCAGCTGCAGCCGGAGGGCGACCTGTTCACCTGCTGCGACGGCACAGAGGAGATCAGCCAGAGTTCCTCTAATGACACACCTGCACCTGAGCGAACCGTTTGCCAGCCCTGCAGCACCGGTTCTCAGTTGGTTCCCCCCACCAGAGGGGATGTAAccagtgaggaggaggaagatgatgaagaggtGATTTTGAGTGAAGTAGGTGAAGGGCAGAGTGAAGAGGATGAAAGCCAGGAGGAGGTATTGGAGGATGAGGAACAGGAGGGAGCAAAACAAGAGGATGTGGCTGATTCAGACTCCATTAATGAAGTGAAGGAATCTCAGGAACAGGAGGATGATGTGGTCGAGCAAGAAGTCATGAAGAGTCACACCATCTCTGGAAAGTTAATGGCAGACGCTGCACCTCTAGACAAATCCAAAGCTCTAGCAGATACTAAAATTGCTGAAGAACCAGGCGTTGCACAAGCTAAGGAGTCTGTGGAGGTGGAGAAGGTTGTAGAAGAACCAGGAGAGGAAGCATTGACTGATCCTGCTGCCAAGGAGAAGCAACCATTTGCGAAGGACTCTGAGTCAGAGGAGCCAGCACGCAAAAGCTCAGTGAAAG GGAAAACACCTCCAGGGGGTCCTAAGATGAGGGACCGGTCTCACATTGACAACACGCTACGTCTGACTATGACTGACCCTGCTCTGCGCTTTTCag CCATCGTGAAGAAGCTGCAACACATTTACCACTCAGCCATCAAGCCTTTGGAGGAGGCGTACAAGTACAAGGAGCTCAGACAGCACGAGGTCTCAG ATGCTGAAATCGCCTCCAAACCCATGGTGCTGTTTCTTGGCCCCTGGAGCGTCGGCAAGTCCACCATGATCAACTACTTGCTGGATCTACATAACAAACCACAAGAACTCTACACAG GTGCCGAGCCCACTACCTCAGAGTACACAGTAATAATGCATGGCGAGAAAGTGCGCACCATTGAGGGCATCGTCATGGCAACAGACACCACCCGCTCGTTCTCGACCCTGGAGAAGTTCGGCCAGGGTTTCCTGGAGAAGCTGGTGGGCGTCGAAATGCCACACAAGCTGCTGGAGCGGGTCACGCTCGTCGATACGCCGGGGATCATCGAAAACCGCAAGCAGCAGGAGAGAG GTTATCCCTACAACGAGGTGTGCCAGTGGTTTATCGATCGAGCAGACCTGATCTTCCTGGTTTTCGATCCCACTAAGTTGGATGTGGGCCTGGAGCTGGAGACGCTTTTCAGGCAGATGAAGGGGCGCGAGTCGCAAATCCGCATCATCCTGAACAAAGCTGACAGCCTGGTGCCGCAGGATCTGATGCGTGTGTATGGTGCTCTCTTCTGGAGCCTGGCACCACTGATCAACGTGACGGAACCGCCACGTGTCTACGTCGGCTCATTCAAGCCTCAGGACTATGCACTCGATACTGCCCAAAAACTCTTCATTCATGAGGAGATCTCCCTCCTGGAGGACCTAAAGCAGGCCATCGAGAACCAGCTGGAGAACAAGATCGCCTTTCTGCGGCGCCACGCCATCCGTGTTCGCGTTCATGCTCTCCTGGTTGATCGTTATCTCCAAACATACCACGAGAAGCTTGGCTGGTTCGGCGACCCACAAGAGGTGATGAAGGAAATCGTGGATCAGCCTGACCGGTTCTACATCTACAAATCGGTGCTGGCCAAAACCAACGTGAGCAAGTTTGATCTGCCAGGGCCAGAGGTGTACCAGGACTTTTTCAATGTGAATGCACTGAGAGATTTCAAGCTGCTGCAGAAGCACTGTGGCTGGAGGGGTGGCTGCTTATTGGAGAAGATGGAGAGCGTCATCACACAGGAGCTGCCCGCTCTGCTGGCCAGCCTCGGCAAAACGGAGGAGGCACCAAATGTGGAGAAGCCCAAGGTAGTGGAGAAGCCCAAGGTAGTGGAGAAGCCCAAAGCAGAGGACAAGCCCAAAGCAGAGGACAAGCCCAAGGTAGAAGACAAGCCCAAGGTAGAAGACAAGCCCAAGGTAGAGGAAAAGCGCAAAAACCCCTGGAGGAGGCAGTGA